From one Suricata suricatta isolate VVHF042 chromosome 8, meerkat_22Aug2017_6uvM2_HiC, whole genome shotgun sequence genomic stretch:
- the TMEM82 gene encoding transmembrane protein 82: MFSLSSLPSWLPGLPFLQWGSGLLDSVLQGLIGASGVSVLNSLLKVYFFVNCANDPERQLEKRRLQAQWASLETLHLAGLALILTVVGTRVAALVVLEFSLRAVSTLLSLGKGSQSSEMLQLHLLGQYSLGCGLTCGLSFLQEGAPHRTLNLLLGLGLAALLRSGAGRLCRHVCWLYELHSGQRYCGLCLGLLAGAHGLPRLLTRALAVAFAVGDLAAVALINRDFLSMSDAVRFWTPLVICYTLLVIYMQEEQRQSPGLQSQVQTVLVRMGGLFVLLLTVGSWLDLLGVLLSLLGELWCLTRIRTLLDLCQIQDFPAQRPSAPRQPQPQPSAPGQPQGAAPS; this comes from the exons ATGTTCTCCCTGTcgtccctgccctcctggctccccggcctccccttcctccagtgGGGCTCTGGCCTCCTAGACTCTGTCCTGCAAG GCCTCATCGGGGCCAGTGGAGTCTCGGTCCTGAACAGCCTCCTGAAGGTCTACTTCTTTGTGAACTGTGCCAA CGACCCTGAGCGGCAGCTGGAAAAGCGCCGGCTGCAGGCCCAGTGGGCCTCGCTGGAGACCCTGCACCTGGCCGGGCTGGCCCTGATCCTGACCGTCGTGGGGACCCGGGTGGCCGCCCTGGTGGTGCTGGAGTTCTCCCTGCGGGCCGTCTCCACGCTGCTGTCTCTGGGCAAG ggCTCCCAGAGCTCCGAGATGCTGCAACTGCACCTGCTGGGCCAGTACTCGCTGGGCTGCGGGCTGACCTGCGGCCTGAGCTTCCTGCAGGAGGGCGCCCCGCACCGCACCCTGAACCTGCTGCTGGGCCTCGGGCTGGCGGCGCTGCTCCGCTCGGGCGCCGGGCGCCTCTGCCGCCACGTCTGCTGGCTCTACGAGCTGCACAGCGGCCAGCGCTACTGCGGGCTCTGCCTGGGCCTGCTGGCCGGCGCGCACGGCCTCCCCCGGCTGCTGACCCGCGCCCTGGCCGTGGCCTTTGCCGTGGGCGACCTGGCAGCCGTGGCCCTCATCAACCGGGACTTCCTGAGCATGTCGGACGCCGTGCGCTTCTGGACGCCGCTCGTCATCTGCTACACCCTGCTGGTCATCTACATGCAGG AGGAGCAGCGGCAGAGCCCCGGCCTGCAGAGCCAGGTCCAGACGGTGCTGGTCCGCATGGGTGGCCTCTTCGTGCTGCTGTTGACCGTGGGCAGCTGGCTGGACCTCCTGGGAGTCCTCCTGTCCCTGCTGGGCGAGCTCTGGTGCCTGACCCGCATCCGCACCCTGCTGGACCTTTGCCAGATACAG gATTTTCCAGCCCAGAGGCCTTCAGCCCCAAGgcagccgcagccgcagcccTCAGCACCTGGCCAGCCCCAGGGGGCAGCCCCCTCCTGA
- the SLC25A34 gene encoding solute carrier family 25 member 34, producing MALPGTPRASGTEATETVAPAVDLVLGASACCLACVFTNPLEVVKTRLQLQGELQARGTYPRPYRGFLASVAAVVRADGLCGLQKGLAAGLLYQGLMNGVRFYCYSLACQAGLTQQPGGTMVAGAVAGALGAFVGSPAYLVKTQLQAQTVAAMAVGHQHHHQNVLGALETIWRQQGLAGLWRGVGGAVPRVMVGSAAQLATFASAKAWVQKRQWLPEDSWLVALAGGMVSSVAVAAVMTPFDVVSTRLYNQPVDGTGKGQLYGGLADCLVKIWRQEGPLALYKGLGPAYLRLGPHTILSMLFWDELRKLAGRGLRQGT from the exons ATGGCCCTGCCCGGGACGCCACGGGCCTCAGGAACTGAAGCCACGGAGACCGTTGCCCCCGCTGTGGACCTGGTGCTGGGCGCCTCGGCCTGTTGCCTGGCCTGTGTCTTCACTAACCCCCTAGAGGTGGTGAAGACGCGGCTGCAGCTGCAGGGGGAGCTGCAGGCCCGGGGCACCTACCCACGGCCCTACAGGGGCTTTTTGGCCTCGGTGGCCGCCGTGGTCCGGGCAGATGGGCTGTGTGGCCTGCAGAAGGGGCTGGCCGCTGGCCTCCTGTACCAGGGCCTCATGAACGGCGTCCGCTTCTACTGCTACAGCCTGGCATGCCAGGCTGGCCTCACCCAGCAGCCTGGTGGCACCATGGTCGCAGGTGCCGTGGCCGGGGCACTGGGAGCCTTCGTGGGGAGCCCTGCCTACTTG GTCAAAACACAGCTGCAGGCCCAGACGGTGGCCGCGATGGCCGTGGGGCACCAGCACCATCACCAG AATGTTCTGGGGGCCTTGGAGACCATCTGGCGGCAGCAAGGCCTGGCAGGACTCTGGCGGGGCGTGGGTGGGGCCGTGCCCAGGGTCATGGTCGGCTCAGCTGCCCAGCTGGCCACCTTTGCCTCTGCCAAGGCCTGGGTGCAGAAGCGGCAG TGGCTCCCAGAGGACAGCTGGCTGGTAGCTTTGGCCGGAGGCATGGTCAGCAGCGTCGCCGTGGCTGCCGTCATGACCCCCTTCGACGTGGTCAGCACGCGGCTATACAATCAGCCTGTGGACGGAACTGGCAAA GGCCAGCTGTATGGCGGCCTCGCCGACTGCCTGGTGAAGATCTGGCGGCAGGAGGGCCCGCTGGCACTCTACAAGGGCCTGGGCCCCGCCTACCTGCGCCTGGGCCCCCACACCATCCTCAGCATGCTCTTCTGGGATGAACTCCGGAAACTGGCTGGGCGGGGCCTGCGCCAGGGCACCTAG